In Acanthochromis polyacanthus isolate Apoly-LR-REF ecotype Palm Island chromosome 18, KAUST_Apoly_ChrSc, whole genome shotgun sequence, the following proteins share a genomic window:
- the atp8b5b gene encoding phospholipid-transporting ATPase ID isoform X1 — protein MGSVVTYFRQLFGKEKKKEEERYLRANDRPFNLSFRYANNAIRTSKYNIITFLPLNLFEQFRRLANAYFLFLFCLQLIPQVSSLSWFTTAVPLVLVLGITAVKDANDDINRHRSDKQVNNRRVDVLVDGELRNEKWMNVQVGDIIKLENNQFVTADLLLLSSSEPLNLVYVETAELDGETNLKVKQALTVTGEMGDSIDLLAAFKGEVRCEPPNNRLDKFKGTLTMDQQVSSLDNDKVLLRGCTLRNTEWCFGLVVFGGPDTKLMQNSGKTVFKRTSIDHLMNVLVLCIFGFLATMCTILAIGNAIWEVKEGSVFTAFLPRENGINAGLSSFLTFWSYVIVLNTVVPISLYVSVEIIRLGNSFYIDWDRKMYYPKNDTPAQARTTTLNEELGQIKYIFSDKTGTLTQNIMSFNRCSINGKAYGELFDFTGQRLEITEKTDKVDFSWNQLADPKFVFHDQSLLQTVKDGNPEAQTFFRLLALCHTVMPEEKTEGDLIYQAQSPDEGALVTAARNFGFVFRSRTPETITVMENCRKVVYELVAVLDFNNVRKRMSVIVRSPDGRITLFCKGADTIIYERLHPSCSKLMGVTTKHLNDYAGDGLRTLVLAYKDLDESYLAEWRQRHHEAITSIEDREERLDEVYEEIEKDMMLLGATAVEDKLQDGVPQTIEQLAKADIKIWVLTGDKQETAENIGYSCNMLREEMKDIFIVAANTAEGVREELQTARRKMCPEAAEEPSVIRSRAGLFWLQKTQSVQDEKVDGDYGLVINGHSLAFALEKNMQLELLRTACMCQTVICCRVTPLQKAQVVQLVKKYKQAVTLAIGDGANDVSMIKAAHIGVGISGQEGMQAVLSSDFSFAQFRYLQRLLLVHGRWSYLRMCKFLQYFFYKNFTFTFVHFWYAFFCGFSAQTVYDEWFITCYNLVYTALPVLGLSLFDQDVNDRWSSRYPQLYSPGQLNLYFNKKIFVRCMMHSCYSSLILFFIPWAAIHDTVRDDGKDIADYQSFALLAQTCLLVVVSIQLCLDTYYWTAVNQFFVWGSLAAYFAVTFTMYSNGMFLIFTSAFPFVGTARNSLNQPNVWLTMFLASLLCILPVVAFRFILIHFRPTINDKVRHKMRKEALPAPPPRRPPQRRPSTRRSGYAFSHAQGYGDLVTSKKFLRPLKSRPALFIQKDSALAQNEPQHYRTITEEPERSMSR, from the exons ctCATCCCTCAGGTCTCCTCTCTGTCCTGGTTCACCACCGCCGTccctctggttctggttctggggaTAACAGCAGTCAAAGACGCCAACGATGACATA AACAGACACAGAAGTGATAAACAGGTGAATAACCGGCGGGTGGACGTCCTTGTGGATGGAGA ACTGAGGAATGAGAAATGGATGAACGTTCAGGTCGGAGACATCATCAAACTGGAGAACAACCAGTTTGTCACG GCCGACCTCCTGCTACTGTCCAGCAGTGAACCTCTCAACCTGGTCTACGTGGAAACAGCTGAGCTTGAtgg AGAAACCAACCTGAAGGTGAAGCAGGCGCTGACGGTAACGGGAGAGATGGGAGACTCCATCGACCTGTTGGCTGCTTTTAAAG GTGAAGTTCGCTGTGAGCCTCCCAACAACCGTCTGGATAAATTCAAAGGAACGCTGACCATGGACCAGCAGGTGTCTTCTCTGGACAACGACAAGGTGCTGCTCAGAGGATGTACCCTCAGGAACACCGAGTGGTGCTTTGGCCTCGTCGTCTTCGGAG GTCCCGACACCAAACTGATGCAGAACAGCGGGAAGACGGTCTTCAAACGGACGAGCATCGACCACCTGATGAACGTCCTGGTGCTGTGT ATCTTCGGTTTCCTGGCCACCATGTGCACCATCCTGGCCATCGGGAACGCCATCTGGGAGGTGAAGGAGGGATCCGTTTTCACGGCGTTTCTTCCTCGAGAGAACGGCATCAACGCCGgcctctcctccttcctcaccTTCTGGTCCTACGTCATCGTGCTCAACACGGTGGTGCCCATCTCCCTCTACGTCAG tgTGGAGATCATCCGTTTGGGGAACAGCTTCTACATTGACTGGGACAGGAAGATGTATTACCCCAAAAACGACACTCCAGCCCAGGCCAGAACTACCACGCTGAACGAGGAACTGGGTCAGATTAAATACATCTTCAGCGACAAGACGGGCACCCTGACGCAGAACATCATGAGCTTCAACAGGTGCTCCATCAATGGAAAGGCCTACG GGGAGCTGTTTGACTTCACTGGACAGAGGCTGGAGATAACGGAG AAGACAGACAAGGTGGACTTCTCCTGGAACCAGTTGGCTGATCCAAAGTTCGTCTTCCATGACCAGAGTCTGCTGCAGACAGTGAAGGACGGAAACCCGGAGGCTCAGACCTTCTTCCGTCTGCTGGCTCTGTGCCACACCGTCATGCCAGAGGAGAAAACAGAGG GAGACCTGATCTATCAGGCTCAGTCTCCTGATGAAGGTGCTCTGGTGACGGCAGCCAGAAactttggttttgtgtttcgctCTCGTACACCAGAAACCATCACCGTCATGGAGAACTGCAGGAAGGTCGTCTATGAGCTGGTGGCTGTTCTGGACTTCAATAATGTGCGGAAAAGGATGTCGGTAATCG TCCGTAGCCCAGATGGAAGGATAACTCTGTTCTGTAAAGGAGCAGACACCATCATCTATGAACGACTGCATCCCTCCTGCAGTAAACTGATGGGAGTCACCACCAAACATCTCAAC GATTATGCAGGCGACGGTCTCCGGACGCTGGTTCTGGCCTACAAGGACTTAGATGAGAGCTACTTGGCAGAGTGGAGACAGCGCCACCATGAGGCCATCACCTCCATTGAGGATCGAGAGGAGAGACTGGATGAAGTTTATGAAGAGATAGAGAAAGACATGATG CTGCTGGGAGCGACGGCTGTGGAGGACAAACTGCAGGATGGAGTTCCTCAGACCATCGAACAGCTGGCTAAAGCTGACATTAAAATCTGGGTGTTGACGGGAGATAAACAAG AGACAGCGGAAAACATCGGATATTCCTGCAACATGCTGAGAGAAGAGATGAAGGACATCTTCATAGTAGCAGCAAACACAGCTGAAGGAGTCCGAGAGGAGCTACA GACTGCTAGAAGGAAAATGTGTCCGGAGGCAGCAGAGGAGCCATCGGTGATCAGATCTCGAGCTGGACTGTTCTGGCTGCAGAAGACTCAGAGTGTTCAGGATGAGAAGGTGGACGGAGACTACGGCCTGGTTATTAATGGACACAGTTTG GCCTTTGCTCTGGAGAAGAACATGCAGCTGGAGCTCCTGAGGACGGCCTGCATGTGTCAGACGGTGATCTGCTGCAGGGTCACTCCTCTGCAGAAGGCCCAGGTGGTGCAGCTGGTCAAGAAGTACAAGCAGGCCGTGACTCTGGCCATTGGGGATGGAGCCAACGACGTCAGCATGATCAAAG CTGCTCACATCGGAGTCGGGATCAGCGGTCAGGAGGGGATGCAGGCGGTTCTCTCCAGTGACTTCTCTTTCGCCCAGTTCCGGTACCTGCAGCGCCTCCTGCTGGTCCACGGTCGCTGGTCATACCTGCGCATGTGCAAGTTCCTGCAGTACTTTTTTTACAAGAACTTCACCTTCACCTTTGTGCATTTCTGGTACGCCTTCTTCTGCGGTTTCTCTGCACAG ACTGTGTATGACGAGTGGTTCATCACCTGCTATAACTTGGTTTATACGGCTCTACCGGTCCTCGGCCTCAGCCTCTTTGACCAG GATGTAAACGACCGCTGGAGCTCCCGCTACCCTCAGCTCTACTCTCCAGGACAACTCAACCTGTACTTCAATAAGAAGATCTTTGTTCGCTGCATGATGCACAGCTGCTACAGCTCCCTCATCCTCTTCTTCATCCCCTGGGCCGCCATCCACGACACGGTCAGAGATGACGGGAAGGACATCGCCGACTATCAGTCCTTTGCTCTGCTGGCTCAGACCTGCCTGCTGGTGGTGGTGAGCATCCAG CTGTGTCTGGACACCTACTACTGGACGGCTGTGAACCAGTTCTTCGTGTGGGGAAGTCTGGCCGCCTACTTCGCCGTGACGTTCACCATGTACAGCAACGGCATGTTCCTCATCTTCACCTCCGCCTTCCCCTTCGTTG GTACAGCTAGAAACTCTCTGAACCAGCCTAACGTGTGGCTGACCATGTTCCTGGCTTCCTTGCTCTGTATTCTACCTGTGGTGGCGTTCCGCTTCATTCTCATCCACTTTCGTCCCACCATTAACGACAAG GTGAGACATAAGATGAGGAAGGAGGCGCTGCCAGCCCCGCCTCCACGCCGCCCTCCTCAGCGCCGTCCCAGCACCCGTCGGTCGGGCTACGCCTTCTCCCACGCCCAGGGCTACGGGGATCTGGTGACGTCCAAAAAGTTCCTGAGACCCCTGAAGAGTCGACCGGCCCTGTTCATCCAAAAAGACTCTGCTCTGGCTCAGAACGAACCACAGCACTACCGGACCATCACCGAGGAGCCGGAGAGGTCGATGAGCCGCTAA
- the atp8b5b gene encoding phospholipid-transporting ATPase ID isoform X2, translating into MGSVVTYFRQLFGKEKKKEEERYLRANDRPFNLSFRYANNAIRTSKYNIITFLPLNLFEQFRRLANAYFLFLFCLQLIPQVSSLSWFTTAVPLVLVLGITAVKDANDDINRHRSDKQVNNRRVDVLVDGELRNEKWMNVQVGDIIKLENNQFVTADLLLLSSSEPLNLVYVETAELDGETNLKVKQALTVTGEMGDSIDLLAAFKGEVRCEPPNNRLDKFKGTLTMDQQVSSLDNDKVLLRGCTLRNTEWCFGLVVFGGPDTKLMQNSGKTVFKRTSIDHLMNVLVLCIFGFLATMCTILAIGNAIWEVKEGSVFTAFLPRENGINAGLSSFLTFWSYVIVLNTVVPISLYVSVEIIRLGNSFYIDWDRKMYYPKNDTPAQARTTTLNEELGQIKYIFSDKTGTLTQNIMSFNRCSINGKAYGELFDFTGQRLEITEKTDKVDFSWNQLADPKFVFHDQSLLQTVKDGNPEAQTFFRLLALCHTVMPEEKTEGDLIYQAQSPDEGALVTAARNFGFVFRSRTPETITVMENCRKVVYELVAVLDFNNVRKRMSVIVRSPDGRITLFCKGADTIIYERLHPSCSKLMGVTTKHLNDYAGDGLRTLVLAYKDLDESYLAEWRQRHHEAITSIEDREERLDEVYEEIEKDMMLLGATAVEDKLQDGVPQTIEQLAKADIKIWVLTGDKQETAENIGYSCNMLREEMKDIFIVAANTAEGVREELQTARRKMCPEAAEEPSVIRSRAGLFWLQKTQSVQDEKVDGDYGLVINGHSLAFALEKNMQLELLRTACMCQTVICCRVTPLQKAQVVQLVKKYKQAVTLAIGDGANDVSMIKAAHIGVGISGQEGMQAVLSSDFSFAQFRYLQRLLLVHGRWSYLRMCKFLQYFFYKNFTFTFVHFWYAFFCGFSAQDVNDRWSSRYPQLYSPGQLNLYFNKKIFVRCMMHSCYSSLILFFIPWAAIHDTVRDDGKDIADYQSFALLAQTCLLVVVSIQLCLDTYYWTAVNQFFVWGSLAAYFAVTFTMYSNGMFLIFTSAFPFVGTARNSLNQPNVWLTMFLASLLCILPVVAFRFILIHFRPTINDKVRHKMRKEALPAPPPRRPPQRRPSTRRSGYAFSHAQGYGDLVTSKKFLRPLKSRPALFIQKDSALAQNEPQHYRTITEEPERSMSR; encoded by the exons ctCATCCCTCAGGTCTCCTCTCTGTCCTGGTTCACCACCGCCGTccctctggttctggttctggggaTAACAGCAGTCAAAGACGCCAACGATGACATA AACAGACACAGAAGTGATAAACAGGTGAATAACCGGCGGGTGGACGTCCTTGTGGATGGAGA ACTGAGGAATGAGAAATGGATGAACGTTCAGGTCGGAGACATCATCAAACTGGAGAACAACCAGTTTGTCACG GCCGACCTCCTGCTACTGTCCAGCAGTGAACCTCTCAACCTGGTCTACGTGGAAACAGCTGAGCTTGAtgg AGAAACCAACCTGAAGGTGAAGCAGGCGCTGACGGTAACGGGAGAGATGGGAGACTCCATCGACCTGTTGGCTGCTTTTAAAG GTGAAGTTCGCTGTGAGCCTCCCAACAACCGTCTGGATAAATTCAAAGGAACGCTGACCATGGACCAGCAGGTGTCTTCTCTGGACAACGACAAGGTGCTGCTCAGAGGATGTACCCTCAGGAACACCGAGTGGTGCTTTGGCCTCGTCGTCTTCGGAG GTCCCGACACCAAACTGATGCAGAACAGCGGGAAGACGGTCTTCAAACGGACGAGCATCGACCACCTGATGAACGTCCTGGTGCTGTGT ATCTTCGGTTTCCTGGCCACCATGTGCACCATCCTGGCCATCGGGAACGCCATCTGGGAGGTGAAGGAGGGATCCGTTTTCACGGCGTTTCTTCCTCGAGAGAACGGCATCAACGCCGgcctctcctccttcctcaccTTCTGGTCCTACGTCATCGTGCTCAACACGGTGGTGCCCATCTCCCTCTACGTCAG tgTGGAGATCATCCGTTTGGGGAACAGCTTCTACATTGACTGGGACAGGAAGATGTATTACCCCAAAAACGACACTCCAGCCCAGGCCAGAACTACCACGCTGAACGAGGAACTGGGTCAGATTAAATACATCTTCAGCGACAAGACGGGCACCCTGACGCAGAACATCATGAGCTTCAACAGGTGCTCCATCAATGGAAAGGCCTACG GGGAGCTGTTTGACTTCACTGGACAGAGGCTGGAGATAACGGAG AAGACAGACAAGGTGGACTTCTCCTGGAACCAGTTGGCTGATCCAAAGTTCGTCTTCCATGACCAGAGTCTGCTGCAGACAGTGAAGGACGGAAACCCGGAGGCTCAGACCTTCTTCCGTCTGCTGGCTCTGTGCCACACCGTCATGCCAGAGGAGAAAACAGAGG GAGACCTGATCTATCAGGCTCAGTCTCCTGATGAAGGTGCTCTGGTGACGGCAGCCAGAAactttggttttgtgtttcgctCTCGTACACCAGAAACCATCACCGTCATGGAGAACTGCAGGAAGGTCGTCTATGAGCTGGTGGCTGTTCTGGACTTCAATAATGTGCGGAAAAGGATGTCGGTAATCG TCCGTAGCCCAGATGGAAGGATAACTCTGTTCTGTAAAGGAGCAGACACCATCATCTATGAACGACTGCATCCCTCCTGCAGTAAACTGATGGGAGTCACCACCAAACATCTCAAC GATTATGCAGGCGACGGTCTCCGGACGCTGGTTCTGGCCTACAAGGACTTAGATGAGAGCTACTTGGCAGAGTGGAGACAGCGCCACCATGAGGCCATCACCTCCATTGAGGATCGAGAGGAGAGACTGGATGAAGTTTATGAAGAGATAGAGAAAGACATGATG CTGCTGGGAGCGACGGCTGTGGAGGACAAACTGCAGGATGGAGTTCCTCAGACCATCGAACAGCTGGCTAAAGCTGACATTAAAATCTGGGTGTTGACGGGAGATAAACAAG AGACAGCGGAAAACATCGGATATTCCTGCAACATGCTGAGAGAAGAGATGAAGGACATCTTCATAGTAGCAGCAAACACAGCTGAAGGAGTCCGAGAGGAGCTACA GACTGCTAGAAGGAAAATGTGTCCGGAGGCAGCAGAGGAGCCATCGGTGATCAGATCTCGAGCTGGACTGTTCTGGCTGCAGAAGACTCAGAGTGTTCAGGATGAGAAGGTGGACGGAGACTACGGCCTGGTTATTAATGGACACAGTTTG GCCTTTGCTCTGGAGAAGAACATGCAGCTGGAGCTCCTGAGGACGGCCTGCATGTGTCAGACGGTGATCTGCTGCAGGGTCACTCCTCTGCAGAAGGCCCAGGTGGTGCAGCTGGTCAAGAAGTACAAGCAGGCCGTGACTCTGGCCATTGGGGATGGAGCCAACGACGTCAGCATGATCAAAG CTGCTCACATCGGAGTCGGGATCAGCGGTCAGGAGGGGATGCAGGCGGTTCTCTCCAGTGACTTCTCTTTCGCCCAGTTCCGGTACCTGCAGCGCCTCCTGCTGGTCCACGGTCGCTGGTCATACCTGCGCATGTGCAAGTTCCTGCAGTACTTTTTTTACAAGAACTTCACCTTCACCTTTGTGCATTTCTGGTACGCCTTCTTCTGCGGTTTCTCTGCACAG GATGTAAACGACCGCTGGAGCTCCCGCTACCCTCAGCTCTACTCTCCAGGACAACTCAACCTGTACTTCAATAAGAAGATCTTTGTTCGCTGCATGATGCACAGCTGCTACAGCTCCCTCATCCTCTTCTTCATCCCCTGGGCCGCCATCCACGACACGGTCAGAGATGACGGGAAGGACATCGCCGACTATCAGTCCTTTGCTCTGCTGGCTCAGACCTGCCTGCTGGTGGTGGTGAGCATCCAG CTGTGTCTGGACACCTACTACTGGACGGCTGTGAACCAGTTCTTCGTGTGGGGAAGTCTGGCCGCCTACTTCGCCGTGACGTTCACCATGTACAGCAACGGCATGTTCCTCATCTTCACCTCCGCCTTCCCCTTCGTTG GTACAGCTAGAAACTCTCTGAACCAGCCTAACGTGTGGCTGACCATGTTCCTGGCTTCCTTGCTCTGTATTCTACCTGTGGTGGCGTTCCGCTTCATTCTCATCCACTTTCGTCCCACCATTAACGACAAG GTGAGACATAAGATGAGGAAGGAGGCGCTGCCAGCCCCGCCTCCACGCCGCCCTCCTCAGCGCCGTCCCAGCACCCGTCGGTCGGGCTACGCCTTCTCCCACGCCCAGGGCTACGGGGATCTGGTGACGTCCAAAAAGTTCCTGAGACCCCTGAAGAGTCGACCGGCCCTGTTCATCCAAAAAGACTCTGCTCTGGCTCAGAACGAACCACAGCACTACCGGACCATCACCGAGGAGCCGGAGAGGTCGATGAGCCGCTAA
- the atp8b5b gene encoding phospholipid-transporting ATPase ID isoform X3: protein MNVQVGDIIKLENNQFVTADLLLLSSSEPLNLVYVETAELDGETNLKVKQALTVTGEMGDSIDLLAAFKGEVRCEPPNNRLDKFKGTLTMDQQVSSLDNDKVLLRGCTLRNTEWCFGLVVFGGPDTKLMQNSGKTVFKRTSIDHLMNVLVLCIFGFLATMCTILAIGNAIWEVKEGSVFTAFLPRENGINAGLSSFLTFWSYVIVLNTVVPISLYVSVEIIRLGNSFYIDWDRKMYYPKNDTPAQARTTTLNEELGQIKYIFSDKTGTLTQNIMSFNRCSINGKAYGELFDFTGQRLEITEKTDKVDFSWNQLADPKFVFHDQSLLQTVKDGNPEAQTFFRLLALCHTVMPEEKTEGDLIYQAQSPDEGALVTAARNFGFVFRSRTPETITVMENCRKVVYELVAVLDFNNVRKRMSVIVRSPDGRITLFCKGADTIIYERLHPSCSKLMGVTTKHLNDYAGDGLRTLVLAYKDLDESYLAEWRQRHHEAITSIEDREERLDEVYEEIEKDMMLLGATAVEDKLQDGVPQTIEQLAKADIKIWVLTGDKQETAENIGYSCNMLREEMKDIFIVAANTAEGVREELQTARRKMCPEAAEEPSVIRSRAGLFWLQKTQSVQDEKVDGDYGLVINGHSLAFALEKNMQLELLRTACMCQTVICCRVTPLQKAQVVQLVKKYKQAVTLAIGDGANDVSMIKAAHIGVGISGQEGMQAVLSSDFSFAQFRYLQRLLLVHGRWSYLRMCKFLQYFFYKNFTFTFVHFWYAFFCGFSAQTVYDEWFITCYNLVYTALPVLGLSLFDQDVNDRWSSRYPQLYSPGQLNLYFNKKIFVRCMMHSCYSSLILFFIPWAAIHDTVRDDGKDIADYQSFALLAQTCLLVVVSIQLCLDTYYWTAVNQFFVWGSLAAYFAVTFTMYSNGMFLIFTSAFPFVGTARNSLNQPNVWLTMFLASLLCILPVVAFRFILIHFRPTINDKVRHKMRKEALPAPPPRRPPQRRPSTRRSGYAFSHAQGYGDLVTSKKFLRPLKSRPALFIQKDSALAQNEPQHYRTITEEPERSMSR, encoded by the exons ATGAACGTTCAGGTCGGAGACATCATCAAACTGGAGAACAACCAGTTTGTCACG GCCGACCTCCTGCTACTGTCCAGCAGTGAACCTCTCAACCTGGTCTACGTGGAAACAGCTGAGCTTGAtgg AGAAACCAACCTGAAGGTGAAGCAGGCGCTGACGGTAACGGGAGAGATGGGAGACTCCATCGACCTGTTGGCTGCTTTTAAAG GTGAAGTTCGCTGTGAGCCTCCCAACAACCGTCTGGATAAATTCAAAGGAACGCTGACCATGGACCAGCAGGTGTCTTCTCTGGACAACGACAAGGTGCTGCTCAGAGGATGTACCCTCAGGAACACCGAGTGGTGCTTTGGCCTCGTCGTCTTCGGAG GTCCCGACACCAAACTGATGCAGAACAGCGGGAAGACGGTCTTCAAACGGACGAGCATCGACCACCTGATGAACGTCCTGGTGCTGTGT ATCTTCGGTTTCCTGGCCACCATGTGCACCATCCTGGCCATCGGGAACGCCATCTGGGAGGTGAAGGAGGGATCCGTTTTCACGGCGTTTCTTCCTCGAGAGAACGGCATCAACGCCGgcctctcctccttcctcaccTTCTGGTCCTACGTCATCGTGCTCAACACGGTGGTGCCCATCTCCCTCTACGTCAG tgTGGAGATCATCCGTTTGGGGAACAGCTTCTACATTGACTGGGACAGGAAGATGTATTACCCCAAAAACGACACTCCAGCCCAGGCCAGAACTACCACGCTGAACGAGGAACTGGGTCAGATTAAATACATCTTCAGCGACAAGACGGGCACCCTGACGCAGAACATCATGAGCTTCAACAGGTGCTCCATCAATGGAAAGGCCTACG GGGAGCTGTTTGACTTCACTGGACAGAGGCTGGAGATAACGGAG AAGACAGACAAGGTGGACTTCTCCTGGAACCAGTTGGCTGATCCAAAGTTCGTCTTCCATGACCAGAGTCTGCTGCAGACAGTGAAGGACGGAAACCCGGAGGCTCAGACCTTCTTCCGTCTGCTGGCTCTGTGCCACACCGTCATGCCAGAGGAGAAAACAGAGG GAGACCTGATCTATCAGGCTCAGTCTCCTGATGAAGGTGCTCTGGTGACGGCAGCCAGAAactttggttttgtgtttcgctCTCGTACACCAGAAACCATCACCGTCATGGAGAACTGCAGGAAGGTCGTCTATGAGCTGGTGGCTGTTCTGGACTTCAATAATGTGCGGAAAAGGATGTCGGTAATCG TCCGTAGCCCAGATGGAAGGATAACTCTGTTCTGTAAAGGAGCAGACACCATCATCTATGAACGACTGCATCCCTCCTGCAGTAAACTGATGGGAGTCACCACCAAACATCTCAAC GATTATGCAGGCGACGGTCTCCGGACGCTGGTTCTGGCCTACAAGGACTTAGATGAGAGCTACTTGGCAGAGTGGAGACAGCGCCACCATGAGGCCATCACCTCCATTGAGGATCGAGAGGAGAGACTGGATGAAGTTTATGAAGAGATAGAGAAAGACATGATG CTGCTGGGAGCGACGGCTGTGGAGGACAAACTGCAGGATGGAGTTCCTCAGACCATCGAACAGCTGGCTAAAGCTGACATTAAAATCTGGGTGTTGACGGGAGATAAACAAG AGACAGCGGAAAACATCGGATATTCCTGCAACATGCTGAGAGAAGAGATGAAGGACATCTTCATAGTAGCAGCAAACACAGCTGAAGGAGTCCGAGAGGAGCTACA GACTGCTAGAAGGAAAATGTGTCCGGAGGCAGCAGAGGAGCCATCGGTGATCAGATCTCGAGCTGGACTGTTCTGGCTGCAGAAGACTCAGAGTGTTCAGGATGAGAAGGTGGACGGAGACTACGGCCTGGTTATTAATGGACACAGTTTG GCCTTTGCTCTGGAGAAGAACATGCAGCTGGAGCTCCTGAGGACGGCCTGCATGTGTCAGACGGTGATCTGCTGCAGGGTCACTCCTCTGCAGAAGGCCCAGGTGGTGCAGCTGGTCAAGAAGTACAAGCAGGCCGTGACTCTGGCCATTGGGGATGGAGCCAACGACGTCAGCATGATCAAAG CTGCTCACATCGGAGTCGGGATCAGCGGTCAGGAGGGGATGCAGGCGGTTCTCTCCAGTGACTTCTCTTTCGCCCAGTTCCGGTACCTGCAGCGCCTCCTGCTGGTCCACGGTCGCTGGTCATACCTGCGCATGTGCAAGTTCCTGCAGTACTTTTTTTACAAGAACTTCACCTTCACCTTTGTGCATTTCTGGTACGCCTTCTTCTGCGGTTTCTCTGCACAG ACTGTGTATGACGAGTGGTTCATCACCTGCTATAACTTGGTTTATACGGCTCTACCGGTCCTCGGCCTCAGCCTCTTTGACCAG GATGTAAACGACCGCTGGAGCTCCCGCTACCCTCAGCTCTACTCTCCAGGACAACTCAACCTGTACTTCAATAAGAAGATCTTTGTTCGCTGCATGATGCACAGCTGCTACAGCTCCCTCATCCTCTTCTTCATCCCCTGGGCCGCCATCCACGACACGGTCAGAGATGACGGGAAGGACATCGCCGACTATCAGTCCTTTGCTCTGCTGGCTCAGACCTGCCTGCTGGTGGTGGTGAGCATCCAG CTGTGTCTGGACACCTACTACTGGACGGCTGTGAACCAGTTCTTCGTGTGGGGAAGTCTGGCCGCCTACTTCGCCGTGACGTTCACCATGTACAGCAACGGCATGTTCCTCATCTTCACCTCCGCCTTCCCCTTCGTTG GTACAGCTAGAAACTCTCTGAACCAGCCTAACGTGTGGCTGACCATGTTCCTGGCTTCCTTGCTCTGTATTCTACCTGTGGTGGCGTTCCGCTTCATTCTCATCCACTTTCGTCCCACCATTAACGACAAG GTGAGACATAAGATGAGGAAGGAGGCGCTGCCAGCCCCGCCTCCACGCCGCCCTCCTCAGCGCCGTCCCAGCACCCGTCGGTCGGGCTACGCCTTCTCCCACGCCCAGGGCTACGGGGATCTGGTGACGTCCAAAAAGTTCCTGAGACCCCTGAAGAGTCGACCGGCCCTGTTCATCCAAAAAGACTCTGCTCTGGCTCAGAACGAACCACAGCACTACCGGACCATCACCGAGGAGCCGGAGAGGTCGATGAGCCGCTAA